Proteins encoded in a region of the Flavobacteriaceae bacterium HL-DH10 genome:
- a CDS encoding glycosylase — protein sequence MKILNYSIITIILVVFIGCGQAKYKKRDITKEVMEEIYNEIKTPYKYGLIMVPTDNSYKMDCPSIFKKDGKWFMTYLIFEGRGYETWLAESNDLLNWKHLGKVMSFSKDTTEWDVNQKAGYIALQDPTWGGSYEWKTYDDKYWMSYFGGNTTGYEAGILSMGMAYTDKSPTTPHEFKRLPNPVLKPTDSTAKWWDNSTMYKSSVIRDIQKETGHEFIMYYNARGDSINPAKGAERIAMAVSNDMKDWKRYGDAPLINHHKGISGDAFIQRINDTWVMFYFGAFWTGWDQGAFNRFAVSNDLMHWKDWEGEDLIKSSEDYDDLFAHKSFVVKHDGVVYHYYCAVNKAGQRGIALATSKDIGKSDLHFVKLEDDQK from the coding sequence ATGAAAATATTAAATTATTCTATCATCACTATAATTTTAGTTGTGTTTATAGGTTGTGGTCAAGCGAAATATAAGAAGCGAGACATTACCAAAGAGGTGATGGAAGAGATTTATAATGAAATAAAAACACCATACAAATATGGGTTAATCATGGTTCCTACCGATAATTCATATAAAATGGATTGTCCGAGTATCTTTAAAAAAGATGGAAAATGGTTTATGACGTATTTAATTTTTGAAGGTCGCGGTTACGAAACTTGGCTAGCAGAAAGTAATGATTTATTAAACTGGAAACACTTAGGAAAAGTAATGTCGTTTTCAAAAGATACTACCGAGTGGGACGTAAATCAAAAAGCAGGATATATTGCCTTACAAGATCCAACTTGGGGTGGTTCTTATGAATGGAAAACATACGATGATAAATACTGGATGAGTTATTTTGGTGGAAATACCACAGGTTACGAAGCGGGAATTTTATCTATGGGAATGGCTTACACAGATAAGTCACCAACCACGCCACACGAATTTAAAAGATTACCAAATCCAGTTTTAAAGCCTACAGATTCAACAGCAAAATGGTGGGATAATAGCACGATGTATAAAAGTTCGGTGATTAGAGATATTCAGAAAGAAACAGGTCATGAGTTTATAATGTACTATAATGCTCGTGGTGATAGTATCAATCCTGCCAAAGGCGCAGAACGTATTGCCATGGCAGTTTCCAACGATATGAAAGATTGGAAACGTTATGGAGATGCACCGTTAATTAACCATCATAAAGGTATTTCAGGGGATGCGTTTATTCAGCGTATTAATGATACTTGGGTGATGTTTTATTTTGGAGCATTTTGGACGGGTTGGGATCAAGGTGCCTTTAACCGATTTGCGGTTTCTAACGATTTAATGCATTGGAAAGATTGGGAAGGCGAAGATTTAATAAAGTCTTCGGAAGATTACGACGATTTATTTGCGCACAAATCTTTCGTAGTAAAACATGATGGCGTTGTATATCATTATTACTGCGCCGTAAATAAAGCAGGACAACGTGGAATTGCATTAGCAACATCTAAAGATATCGGGAAAAGTGATCTACATTTTGTAAAACTAGAAGATGATCAAAAATAA
- a CDS encoding glycoside hydrolase family 2 TIM barrel-domain containing protein, protein MIKNNIILCIALSIACLTSAQTVTGEPAGIPESPKKYSYAPWEDPLVTSINRQAARATAYSYKTVEDALEGNREKSRFLLLNGDWHFKYSVNLDEAPKDFYKNEVENWDKIEVPSNWELKGYDIPIYKSAVYPFRPINPPFVPKDTNGIGSYQHKFKVPNEWKKDMTVTLHFGGVSSAFQVWLNGTFLGYGEDSCLPSEFNISPYLKEGDNVLSVQVMRYSDGVYLEDQDHWRMSGIQREVFIMAEPKLRIQDFFYQAKLDKNYEDAMFQLRPKLENLTGDTIRNASFEFQLYNAKNEALFEKPIDTLAKSIINESYPRLDNVRFGFFEKMIKNPLKWSSEEPNLYTLVLTLKDENGNISEVKSCKVGFRSIEFSKDNGKLLINGKETYIYGVNRHDHHPVRGKALTRKDIEDDVKTIKKFNFNTIRTSHYPNDPYFYQLCNQYGIMVMDEANLETHGIGGKLSNDSKWTHAYVERMSRMVERDKNHPSIIMWSLGNEAGKGPNHAVMAAWAHDFDITRPIHYEPAQGDPRLDGYIDNRDERYPSTGDHSHRFENPKDEPYVDMVSRFYPGVYTPQFLVDNKADTRPILFVEYSHSMGNSTGNLKELWDEFRRLPRIIGGCIWDFKDQGLLKVNEKTGEEFYAYGGDFGEKLHDGNFCINGIVASDGRPKAAMYENKWVYQPVTCSLQGNLLTIKNRQATKSLIDFIPVLKMTLNGKAFKEINLKPLDLKAGETMALDLDNYLPKFKTNSNVLVGIQFQLSQDKPWAKKGFVVAQDQFLVSKKRHNPNLFTDYKIVASVSENDDIIEVFGEDFKLKFSKENGALSSYVFKGEEQVFAPLLPNFTRPLTDNDRKGWKPHKVLKAWYENKPKLTSVNTEKLENNVLVVSNYEVIKDSASVSVTYIIKPDGLIKVEYQLKASEALPNIPKVGMQMGIKNEFKQISWYGKGELENYIDRNHGFPVERYSLPLEKFTEPYVMPQENGNRTEVRWMAFTEQNKNEGLLVVNHEQLLSMSVWPYTQENLNEAKHTYDLVNPGYLTVNIDLKQMGVGGNDSWSPVSAPLEKYQIPSKNYEYSFYILPFRSAKASLEKNLKKFQY, encoded by the coding sequence ATGATCAAAAATAACATCATATTATGTATTGCCTTAAGTATCGCATGCTTAACAAGTGCCCAGACAGTAACGGGTGAGCCTGCTGGAATTCCAGAGTCGCCTAAAAAGTACAGTTATGCACCTTGGGAAGATCCTTTGGTAACAAGCATAAACCGCCAAGCTGCAAGAGCAACTGCATATTCATATAAAACAGTAGAAGATGCGCTGGAAGGCAATCGTGAAAAAAGCCGATTTTTATTATTAAATGGGGATTGGCATTTTAAATACTCGGTAAATCTTGATGAAGCACCTAAAGATTTTTATAAAAACGAAGTTGAAAACTGGGATAAAATTGAAGTGCCTTCGAACTGGGAATTAAAAGGCTATGATATCCCTATTTACAAAAGTGCTGTATATCCTTTCAGACCAATTAATCCTCCATTTGTACCGAAAGATACTAATGGAATAGGATCGTATCAGCATAAGTTTAAAGTACCTAACGAATGGAAAAAAGATATGACGGTGACACTTCATTTTGGAGGTGTTAGTTCAGCGTTTCAAGTGTGGTTAAATGGAACTTTTTTAGGTTATGGAGAAGACAGTTGTTTGCCATCAGAATTTAATATTTCGCCATATTTAAAAGAAGGAGACAATGTATTGTCTGTTCAAGTGATGCGTTATAGCGATGGTGTTTATTTAGAAGATCAAGATCACTGGCGCATGAGTGGTATTCAACGTGAAGTATTCATCATGGCTGAACCAAAATTGCGAATTCAAGATTTCTTTTATCAGGCTAAGTTGGATAAAAATTATGAAGATGCGATGTTTCAGTTGCGACCAAAATTAGAAAATCTAACAGGAGATACGATAAGAAATGCATCGTTTGAATTTCAATTATACAATGCTAAAAATGAAGCCTTATTCGAAAAACCGATTGATACTTTGGCTAAGAGTATTATTAACGAAAGCTATCCGCGATTAGATAATGTGCGTTTTGGATTTTTTGAAAAAATGATTAAAAATCCATTAAAATGGAGTTCAGAAGAACCGAATTTGTACACGTTGGTACTAACTTTAAAAGACGAAAACGGCAATATTTCCGAAGTAAAATCTTGTAAGGTTGGTTTCCGTTCTATCGAGTTTTCAAAAGATAATGGTAAATTATTAATCAATGGAAAAGAAACTTATATCTATGGAGTTAATCGTCATGATCATCATCCGGTTAGAGGAAAAGCATTAACTAGAAAAGATATTGAAGATGATGTAAAAACCATCAAAAAATTCAATTTTAATACCATTCGTACCAGTCATTATCCAAACGATCCGTATTTCTACCAATTATGCAATCAATATGGCATTATGGTTATGGATGAAGCCAATTTAGAAACTCATGGAATCGGTGGTAAATTAAGTAATGATTCTAAATGGACGCATGCCTATGTGGAACGCATGAGCCGAATGGTGGAACGCGATAAAAACCACCCAAGTATTATTATGTGGAGTTTAGGGAACGAAGCAGGTAAAGGCCCAAACCATGCAGTTATGGCGGCTTGGGCTCACGATTTTGATATCACGAGACCCATTCATTATGAACCAGCTCAGGGCGACCCAAGATTAGATGGTTATATCGATAACCGCGATGAAAGATATCCATCTACTGGAGACCACTCTCATCGCTTTGAAAACCCAAAAGATGAGCCGTATGTAGATATGGTTAGCCGTTTTTATCCAGGCGTTTATACACCACAATTTTTGGTGGATAATAAAGCCGATACACGACCGATTTTGTTTGTGGAATATTCACATTCCATGGGGAATTCTACAGGGAATTTAAAAGAACTTTGGGACGAATTTAGAAGATTGCCTAGAATAATTGGTGGGTGTATTTGGGATTTTAAAGATCAGGGTTTATTAAAAGTTAATGAAAAAACAGGAGAAGAATTTTATGCTTATGGAGGTGATTTTGGAGAAAAACTACACGATGGAAATTTCTGTATAAATGGTATTGTTGCTTCAGATGGAAGACCAAAAGCAGCCATGTATGAAAATAAATGGGTATATCAACCTGTAACTTGCAGTTTGCAAGGAAACCTACTGACTATTAAAAACAGACAAGCCACAAAATCGTTAATCGATTTTATTCCTGTTTTAAAAATGACATTAAATGGTAAGGCTTTTAAAGAAATAAATTTAAAACCTTTGGATTTAAAGGCAGGAGAAACAATGGCTTTAGACTTGGATAATTATCTGCCAAAATTTAAAACAAATTCGAATGTTCTTGTTGGTATTCAATTTCAGCTTTCTCAAGATAAGCCTTGGGCTAAGAAAGGGTTTGTAGTTGCTCAAGATCAATTTTTAGTTTCAAAAAAGAGACACAATCCAAATTTGTTTACTGATTATAAAATAGTTGCCTCAGTTTCTGAAAATGATGACATTATTGAAGTTTTTGGTGAAGATTTTAAATTAAAATTTAGTAAAGAAAATGGTGCATTAAGTTCGTATGTCTTTAAAGGTGAAGAGCAAGTATTCGCACCTTTATTACCAAACTTTACGCGTCCGTTAACCGATAACGATCGCAAAGGTTGGAAGCCTCATAAAGTATTGAAAGCTTGGTATGAAAATAAACCAAAATTAACTTCTGTGAATACAGAGAAATTAGAAAATAATGTGCTAGTCGTTTCTAACTACGAAGTTATTAAAGACAGCGCAAGCGTTTCAGTTACTTATATTATAAAACCTGACGGTCTTATTAAAGTAGAGTATCAATTAAAAGCTTCGGAAGCACTACCTAATATTCCAAAAGTTGGCATGCAAATGGGCATTAAAAATGAATTCAAACAAATTTCTTGGTATGGAAAAGGCGAGTTAGAAAACTACATCGATCGTAATCACGGATTTCCTGTTGAACGTTACTCGCTTCCTCTAGAAAAATTTACAGAACCTTACGTAATGCCACAAGAAAACGGCAACAGAACGGAGGTGAGATGGATGGCATTTACAGAACAAAATAAGAATGAAGGTCTTTTGGTAGTTAATCATGAACAGCTTTTAAGCATGTCTGTTTGGCCATATACACAAGAAAATTTAAACGAAGCAAAACATACTTACGATTTAGTAAATCCAGGCTATTTAACAGTCAATATTGATTTAAAACAAATGGGTGTTGGGGGTAACGACAGTTGGTCACCCGTAAGTGCGCCATTAGAAAAATATCAAATTCCCTCAAAAAATTACGAATACAGTTTTTATATCCTTCCGTTTCGTTCCGCGAAAGCGAGTTTAGAAAAAAATCTTAAAAAATTCCAATACTAG
- a CDS encoding glycosyl hydrolase: protein MILFSCNEKEEKRVTYFEPTEDSAKPWVYWYWMKSAYSKSGITADLEAMKSAGIRGAYLMTIKGPDENPLIDPPVLQLSKEFWDMVHWALTEADRLGLKIAFHAADGFAVAGGPWITPEMSMQKVVWADTIVSENETHHLKLPIPNHYQDYYKDIATFALPVKEVFKTSINIQPKITSTLPDFDASFLADDSTEKTQLRLYEKGWIQYEFEKPFSCKSIQIETKGNNYQAHRLGIEVSNDGENFKSLGRLEAPRHGWQDTDVFYTHSIVPTTAKYFRFVYNPEGTEPGAEDLDAAKWKQALKVTKIILSNEALIDNYQGKSGAVWRISPQSTNAQIKNQDCIDPSKMINISEFVNTDGVLNWKASKGNWRILRMGHTSTGHENATGGAGKGLEVDKFNPEAIRFQLDHWFGKMLRIAGPELASRVVEILHLDSWECGSQNWSPVFRDEFKKRRGYDLVDYLPVMAGIPVESVETSEQVLYDIRKTISELITDNFFGTLAEEAEKSGVKFSSENVAPTMVSDNLLHFKTVDYPGGEFWLKSPTHDKPNDMLDAISGGHIYNKDIIQAEAFTELRMDWDEHPGNLKTLADRNYALGINRFFYHVFVHNPWADRKPGMTLDGIGTFFQRDQTWWEPGKAFFDYCQRVQFQLQKGKPVVDLAVFTGEEIPSRSVLPDRLVPLMPNVFGDERVASEVIRLKNDEQPTAKMPKEVTYSKNTTDLSQWVNALNGYKYDSFNTDVLLNNATVKDGKVIFSNGIAYGALFFPGKTKMNPNNNMSLAVADKILNLVKAGATVFLGEKPNDIPGVYSSEDKVKWQKVIDEIWSLNEKKLPYLGSDFSEIGINQDVKFLNLNRNQVGNIAWTHREAANESIYFLSNQKSETQNLDVSFRVEGKRPILFNPVTNTYKDLSIWKIDNGRTVIPLRLEANASYFVIFKEATSEKASEGVQNWSNFEIIETLNEDWELQFDVDFNGPSKPIQVNKLFDWSMSENDSIKYYSGTVSYTKIFEWKADTTKDLWLQMDEVNNLASIQLNGKACGVVWTYPFRINISDAIRKGDNILEIKVTNTWANRLIGDQKLPEKQRLTWTTAPFRLTDEPLLKAGLLGAVTIIKENN from the coding sequence ATGATTTTATTTTCATGTAATGAAAAAGAAGAGAAACGCGTAACGTATTTTGAGCCAACCGAAGATTCTGCTAAACCTTGGGTGTATTGGTATTGGATGAAAAGTGCCTATTCTAAATCGGGAATTACAGCCGATTTAGAAGCTATGAAAAGTGCAGGAATTAGAGGTGCTTATTTAATGACTATTAAAGGGCCTGACGAAAACCCCTTAATCGATCCGCCAGTTTTACAATTGAGTAAGGAGTTTTGGGATATGGTGCATTGGGCATTAACTGAAGCCGATAGATTAGGTTTGAAAATAGCTTTTCATGCAGCCGATGGTTTTGCTGTTGCAGGCGGACCATGGATTACGCCCGAAATGTCTATGCAAAAAGTAGTTTGGGCCGATACTATTGTTTCAGAAAATGAAACACATCATTTAAAATTACCTATTCCAAATCATTATCAAGATTACTATAAAGATATTGCGACATTTGCATTACCTGTTAAAGAGGTTTTTAAAACTTCAATTAATATACAGCCAAAAATAACATCTACTTTACCAGATTTTGATGCCTCTTTTTTAGCTGATGATTCAACAGAAAAAACACAATTAAGATTATACGAAAAGGGTTGGATTCAATATGAATTTGAAAAACCATTTAGCTGTAAATCTATTCAAATAGAAACAAAAGGCAATAATTATCAAGCGCATCGATTAGGTATAGAGGTAAGCAATGATGGAGAGAATTTTAAAAGTTTAGGCAGACTGGAAGCACCACGTCACGGTTGGCAAGATACCGATGTTTTTTACACGCACAGTATTGTACCAACAACAGCAAAATATTTTCGATTTGTTTACAATCCAGAAGGAACAGAGCCTGGAGCAGAAGATTTGGATGCAGCAAAATGGAAGCAGGCTTTAAAAGTGACAAAAATTATCCTTTCAAACGAAGCTTTAATTGATAATTACCAAGGGAAATCGGGTGCTGTTTGGCGTATTAGTCCACAATCAACGAACGCACAAATTAAAAATCAAGATTGTATTGATCCTTCTAAAATGATTAATATTTCTGAGTTTGTTAATACAGATGGTGTTTTAAATTGGAAAGCATCAAAAGGGAATTGGCGTATTTTAAGAATGGGTCATACATCAACAGGACATGAAAATGCCACAGGAGGAGCAGGCAAAGGGTTGGAAGTAGACAAATTTAATCCCGAAGCTATTCGTTTTCAATTAGACCATTGGTTTGGTAAAATGTTAAGAATCGCTGGTCCGGAATTAGCTTCGCGCGTGGTTGAAATTTTACATCTCGATAGTTGGGAATGTGGAAGCCAAAACTGGTCGCCTGTTTTTAGGGATGAATTTAAAAAACGAAGAGGTTATGATTTAGTAGATTACTTGCCCGTTATGGCAGGTATTCCAGTAGAAAGTGTTGAAACAAGTGAGCAAGTTTTATACGATATTAGAAAAACCATTTCAGAATTAATTACAGATAATTTCTTTGGCACTTTAGCAGAAGAAGCTGAAAAATCAGGCGTAAAATTCAGTTCAGAAAATGTAGCACCGACCATGGTTAGTGATAATTTATTGCATTTTAAAACAGTGGATTACCCAGGTGGCGAATTTTGGTTAAAAAGTCCAACACACGATAAACCCAACGATATGTTAGATGCCATTTCTGGCGGACATATTTATAATAAAGATATTATTCAAGCAGAAGCATTTACAGAACTTCGAATGGATTGGGACGAACATCCAGGGAATTTAAAAACCTTGGCTGATAGAAATTATGCGTTAGGAATAAACCGTTTTTTTTATCATGTTTTTGTGCATAATCCGTGGGCAGATAGAAAACCAGGGATGACTTTAGATGGTATTGGTACATTTTTTCAGCGTGACCAAACATGGTGGGAACCCGGAAAAGCCTTTTTCGATTATTGCCAACGTGTTCAATTTCAATTACAAAAAGGGAAACCTGTTGTTGATTTGGCTGTTTTTACAGGAGAAGAAATTCCATCACGTTCTGTTTTGCCAGATAGATTAGTGCCATTAATGCCGAATGTTTTTGGAGATGAGCGTGTAGCTTCTGAAGTTATTCGATTAAAAAATGACGAGCAACCAACGGCAAAAATGCCAAAGGAAGTGACTTATTCTAAAAACACGACTGATTTATCGCAATGGGTAAACGCATTAAATGGTTATAAATACGATTCCTTTAATACTGATGTTTTACTAAATAATGCAACGGTAAAAGATGGTAAGGTGATTTTTAGTAACGGGATTGCATATGGCGCTTTGTTTTTTCCTGGAAAGACAAAAATGAATCCCAATAACAACATGTCTTTAGCTGTTGCTGATAAAATTCTTAATTTAGTAAAAGCTGGTGCGACGGTGTTTTTAGGAGAAAAGCCAAATGATATTCCTGGTGTGTATTCAAGTGAAGATAAAGTGAAATGGCAAAAAGTTATTGATGAGATTTGGAGTTTAAACGAAAAAAAATTGCCTTATTTAGGATCTGATTTTTCAGAAATTGGTATTAATCAAGATGTTAAGTTCTTGAATTTAAACAGAAATCAAGTAGGGAACATAGCTTGGACACATCGCGAAGCAGCTAATGAGTCTATTTATTTTTTATCCAATCAAAAATCAGAAACTCAAAATTTAGATGTATCCTTCCGTGTAGAAGGAAAACGGCCGATATTATTCAATCCAGTAACAAATACTTATAAAGACTTATCTATTTGGAAGATTGATAATGGGCGCACTGTAATTCCGTTAAGATTGGAAGCAAATGCTTCTTATTTCGTTATATTTAAGGAAGCTACAAGTGAAAAAGCTTCAGAAGGAGTTCAAAATTGGTCAAATTTTGAAATTATTGAAACCTTAAATGAAGATTGGGAGCTTCAGTTTGATGTGGATTTTAACGGTCCTTCTAAACCTATTCAGGTTAATAAATTATTCGATTGGAGTATGTCTGAGAACGACAGCATAAAATATTATTCTGGAACAGTAAGCTACACGAAAATCTTTGAATGGAAAGCAGATACAACTAAAGATTTATGGTTACAAATGGATGAGGTTAATAATCTTGCAAGCATTCAATTAAACGGAAAGGCATGTGGCGTAGTATGGACCTATCCGTTTAGAATAAATATATCTGATGCTATTAGAAAAGGAGACAATATTTTGGAAATTAAAGTAACTAATACATGGGCAAACCGGTTAATTGGTGACCAGAAATTGCCAGAAAAACAACGTTTAACATGGACGACAGCGCCTTTTAGATTAACAGACGAACCATTGTTGAAAGCAGGTTTGTTAGGTGCGGTAACTATTATAAAAGAGAATAATTAA
- a CDS encoding sialate O-acetylesterase produces MKKGIITAVLCFIGIFYMNADIKLPALFTDNMMLQQNMEAPIWGWGNKNEMLQISTSWNSKTYDVKVDKAGKWRTKINTPNAGGTYKITIKQGLDVKTINNVLIGEVWLCSGQSNMEMPLKGFMGQPVKGGHEAVVHSTNNQIRFISVPRSTVLESKDDFEGNWKVASPRTTGDFSATAWYFGSLIQEVLQIPVGLIEVSYGGSNVEAWMSEEMLKDFKEITIPTKKEDFKEAPNREPTTLFNGMLSPVIGYGIKGAIWYQGESNRDRPFQYKDLFEKMVSSWRGVWNQGEFPFYFVQIAPFDYTRYHPNDYLEKYNSAYLREAQLKASKEIPNSGMAVIMDIGEKDNIHPVDKEKGGSRLAYLALAKTYGFNGFEYESPEFNAMEIKGSNVTISFNNVPNGITSYGKEVTGFEIAGENKVFYPAQTFVRGKSVVLSSSRVDKPVAVRYLFKDFTTAELFSVGGLPISSFRTDDWYKD; encoded by the coding sequence ATGAAAAAAGGAATTATTACAGCAGTATTATGTTTCATTGGAATTTTCTATATGAATGCGGACATAAAATTACCAGCATTATTTACCGATAATATGATGCTCCAGCAAAATATGGAAGCTCCAATTTGGGGTTGGGGAAATAAAAATGAAATGTTGCAAATTTCAACTTCATGGAATTCTAAAACATACGATGTAAAGGTTGATAAAGCTGGAAAGTGGCGAACTAAAATTAATACACCTAATGCTGGTGGAACATATAAAATTACGATTAAACAAGGTTTAGACGTCAAAACGATAAATAATGTGTTAATTGGAGAGGTTTGGTTATGTTCTGGACAATCTAATATGGAAATGCCGTTAAAAGGATTTATGGGGCAACCTGTAAAAGGAGGCCATGAAGCGGTTGTGCATTCTACTAATAATCAAATTCGATTTATTAGTGTTCCTAGGTCAACAGTTTTAGAGTCAAAAGACGATTTTGAAGGAAACTGGAAAGTTGCATCTCCAAGAACTACTGGTGATTTTAGTGCTACAGCATGGTATTTTGGATCGTTAATTCAAGAGGTTTTACAAATTCCTGTTGGATTAATTGAGGTGTCTTATGGAGGTTCGAATGTAGAAGCTTGGATGAGTGAAGAAATGCTTAAAGACTTTAAGGAAATTACTATTCCAACAAAGAAAGAAGATTTTAAAGAAGCACCAAATCGCGAACCAACTACCTTATTTAATGGGATGTTATCGCCAGTAATTGGTTATGGTATTAAAGGTGCTATTTGGTATCAAGGGGAATCGAATCGAGACCGACCATTTCAATATAAGGACTTATTTGAAAAAATGGTTTCTAGTTGGAGAGGGGTATGGAATCAAGGGGAGTTTCCGTTTTATTTTGTACAAATTGCACCGTTTGATTACACACGCTATCATCCTAATGATTATTTAGAAAAATACAATTCAGCATATTTACGGGAAGCACAATTAAAAGCTTCTAAAGAAATTCCGAATTCAGGTATGGCGGTTATTATGGATATTGGAGAAAAGGATAATATCCATCCAGTAGATAAGGAAAAAGGAGGAAGCAGGTTAGCGTATTTAGCATTAGCTAAAACCTATGGTTTTAATGGATTTGAATATGAAAGTCCAGAGTTTAATGCGATGGAAATAAAAGGAAGTAATGTAACCATATCGTTTAATAACGTGCCAAATGGCATCACATCTTATGGTAAGGAAGTTACAGGTTTTGAAATTGCAGGAGAAAACAAAGTGTTTTATCCTGCACAAACTTTTGTTAGAGGTAAATCTGTAGTATTATCTTCTTCAAGAGTTGATAAACCAGTAGCAGTTCGCTATCTCTTCAAAGATTTTACAACAGCTGAATTGTTTAGTGTTGGTGGTTTACCCATATCGTCTTTCAGAACAGATGATTGGTATAAGGATTAA